A stretch of Abyssogena phaseoliformis symbiont OG214 DNA encodes these proteins:
- the xerD gene encoding site-specific tyrosine recombinase XerD gives MDNSILIDQFLDNYWLSSGASKNTLSAYRSDLNLFSKWVNKSLTDINDTHINQYFNERQSISMSTATQARILTCLRIFYQYLMKQKVIKKNPTDKLHHPKQAQKLPVFLNIDEVERLLNAPDHNTIFGLRDQAMLELLYACGLRVSELINLSYHHINLADEYIRIHGKGNKERLLPMGEMVMDCLTSYEKNARPFLLKNGQTNGYFLSNRGTNMSRQNFFYIIKGYAIKAGINKPLSPHTLRHAFATHLVQKGADLRSVQLMLGHSDISSTQIYTHIQNTQLKSQHSKHHPRG, from the coding sequence ATGGATAATTCAATACTCATTGACCAATTTTTAGACAACTACTGGCTTTCATCAGGCGCTAGCAAAAATACGCTATCGGCTTATCGTTCTGATCTTAATTTATTTTCAAAATGGGTCAATAAATCACTCACTGATATTAACGATACACATATTAATCAGTACTTTAATGAGCGCCAATCAATATCCATGAGTACTGCCACACAAGCTAGAATACTCACCTGTTTACGTATTTTCTACCAATACTTAATGAAGCAAAAAGTCATAAAAAAAAATCCAACCGATAAATTACACCATCCTAAACAAGCGCAAAAACTACCCGTTTTTTTAAATATTGATGAAGTTGAAAGACTACTTAATGCACCCGATCATAACACTATTTTTGGCCTGCGTGACCAGGCCATGTTAGAGCTTTTATACGCTTGTGGACTGCGTGTCTCGGAATTGATTAATCTGAGTTATCATCATATTAATCTGGCTGATGAATATATTCGCATTCATGGTAAGGGCAATAAAGAGCGCCTTTTACCTATGGGTGAAATGGTAATGGATTGTTTAACAAGTTACGAAAAAAACGCAAGACCATTTTTATTAAAAAATGGACAAACTAATGGTTATTTTCTAAGCAATCGTGGCACCAATATGAGCCGACAAAATTTCTTTTACATCATCAAAGGCTACGCCATCAAAGCAGGTATTAATAAACCTTTATCACCACATACACTGCGCCATGCTTTTGCCACACACCTTGTACAAAAAGGGGCAGACTTACGCAGTGTACAATTAATGCTCGGGCATAGTGATATTTCTAGCACACAAATCTACACCCACATTCAAAACACCCAACTTAAATCACAACATAGTAAGCACCACCCTAGAGGATAG
- a CDS encoding glutamate synthase subunit beta, whose product MGKVTGFKEFDRKTEAYRPVDLRIKDYGEIFTGHHDKVHLQEQGARCMDCGVPFCQSENGCPVDNLIPEFNDLIYHNRWQEALICLLKTNNFPEFTGRVCPAPCEGSCVLGINNPAVAIKNIEQAIIDKGFDEGWVKPYTVEYRTGKKIAIIGSGPAGLAAADELNKIGHSVTIFERDDRIGGLLMYGIPNMKLGKDVVDRRVKLMQDSGVEFITNVDVGKDITTTQLQQDFDVLVLTTGASKARDLLVDNRQAQGVHLAMEYLAKNTKSLLDTGREDESDLSAKGKDVIVIGGGDTGTDCIGTALRQGAKSIVNFELMGKPPVERASDNPWPLWPLVYRVDYGHAEVAEIFGKDPRQYHLMTQSFIKDDQGAVIGLKTVNVDFKDGQLIQIDGSERTWHTQLVLLSMGFVSPEYYLSDDANIKLDECGNYKAKYGQYTTSQKGIFTAGDCRRGQSLVVWAINEGRGVAAKVNEYLV is encoded by the coding sequence ATGGGAAAGGTAACTGGCTTTAAAGAATTTGATAGAAAAACCGAGGCTTATCGCCCTGTGGATTTGCGCATTAAAGATTATGGTGAGATTTTTACGGGCCATCATGATAAGGTTCATCTTCAAGAGCAAGGCGCAAGGTGTATGGATTGTGGCGTGCCTTTTTGCCAGTCAGAAAATGGTTGTCCAGTTGATAATCTAATTCCAGAATTTAATGATTTGATTTATCACAATAGATGGCAAGAAGCACTAATATGTTTATTGAAAACCAATAATTTTCCAGAATTTACAGGTCGGGTTTGTCCAGCGCCTTGCGAAGGTTCTTGCGTATTGGGTATTAATAATCCTGCAGTCGCGATTAAAAATATTGAGCAAGCTATTATTGACAAAGGTTTTGATGAAGGTTGGGTTAAGCCCTACACAGTTGAGTATAGAACGGGTAAAAAAATTGCTATTATTGGCTCTGGTCCTGCAGGTTTAGCAGCAGCAGATGAGTTAAATAAAATCGGCCATAGTGTCACTATATTTGAGCGCGATGACCGCATTGGCGGCTTATTAATGTATGGCATTCCAAATATGAAACTTGGTAAAGATGTGGTTGATCGCCGTGTTAAATTAATGCAAGACTCGGGGGTTGAATTTATAACCAATGTCGATGTCGGCAAAGACATTACCACCACACAATTACAACAAGATTTTGATGTACTTGTGTTAACCACAGGTGCAAGTAAAGCACGTGATTTATTGGTGGATAATCGCCAAGCACAAGGTGTGCATTTAGCGATGGAATACCTAGCTAAAAACACCAAAAGTTTGCTAGATACTGGACGTGAAGATGAGTCAGATTTATCCGCCAAAGGCAAAGATGTGATTGTGATTGGTGGTGGCGATACGGGCACAGATTGTATCGGCACAGCACTACGTCAAGGTGCAAAATCGATTGTGAATTTTGAATTAATGGGCAAACCGCCAGTTGAACGTGCGTCAGACAATCCTTGGCCATTATGGCCACTGGTTTATCGGGTGGATTATGGCCATGCCGAAGTGGCGGAAATATTTGGCAAAGATCCAAGGCAATATCATTTAATGACTCAATCATTTATTAAAGATGATCAAGGTGCTGTCATTGGTTTAAAAACGGTTAATGTTGATTTTAAAGATGGGCAGTTAATCCAAATTGATGGTAGTGAAAGAACTTGGCATACACAATTAGTTTTACTGTCAATGGGTTTTGTATCTCCTGAGTATTACCTAAGTGATGATGCTAACATTAAGCTTGATGAGTGTGGTAATTATAAGGCTAAATACGGTCAATACACAACATCACAAAAAGGAATTTTTACCGCTGGAGACTGTCGTCGTGGACAATCGTTGGTTGTGTGGGCTATTAATGAAGG
- the rplS gene encoding 50S ribosomal protein L19: protein MNLIDQIESEQLRSDLPSFASGDTIIVQVKVREGDRERLQAFEGVVIAKKNRGIGSAFTVRKISHGEGVERVFQTHSKMIDSIEVKRRGKVRQAKLYYLRGLTGKKARIKEKLQLKK, encoded by the coding sequence ATGAATTTAATTGATCAAATTGAGAGCGAACAACTAAGATCAGACCTGCCTTCATTCGCATCAGGCGATACTATTATTGTACAAGTAAAAGTACGTGAAGGCGATCGTGAAAGATTGCAAGCATTTGAAGGTGTTGTTATTGCTAAGAAGAACCGAGGTATCGGTTCAGCATTCACAGTCAGAAAGATTTCTCATGGCGAAGGTGTTGAAAGAGTTTTTCAAACTCATTCAAAAATGATTGATTCAATTGAAGTAAAGCGTCGCGGTAAAGTTCGTCAAGCCAAACTTTATTATCTTCGTGGTCTTACTGGCAAGAAAGCTAGAATTAAAGAAAAACTTCAGCTTAAAAAATAA